A segment of the Corylus avellana chromosome ca2, CavTom2PMs-1.0 genome:
TTATCAGGGCTTTTCTCTTCTTCACGGCATCACTCCCATGCAAATCCTCTAGAACTGATACCACACTTGCCATTTCCCAAACGATGTTTACGTATTCAATCCCCGTCAAGATGAcgagaagaaagaaagtggcATTTCCAAGGTAGGGTAACCATATAATGTAGCTTAGCACTCCAGAAACGACGCCGAAGAGCAAAACAATGGGGAGGCTCCATAAGAAAGTGGCCATAAGCCTCTTCCGAACCCTGGGGACAACGGTCATGACCTTCTTGAAGGTGATATCCTTTGCTGTGTATATGGATGCCACGGTGTAAACCACCGCGGAGGtggagaaaagggagaggaTGATGAGGAAGATGAGGTAGACAAGTTGGAAGACCCAAAAGGCGATTATGACGGAGACCTTTTGCGTGTAGTTCAAGGCATCTTGGTTGTTCTGGATGttgaagaaaaggagaagagaggCTTGGATTTGAGCAAGGAAGATGAAGGAGAGTGGGAGGATGAGAACCAGAGTGATTTGGCTGAAGATTTTCTTCCATGTGAAGATGATCTTCATGGACTCCTTGAAGATCCCAAAGAAGCCAAGAAATTGTATATCTTCTTGCTCTCTCTCCAttatctcttcttttcttttttcttgtttacaaagaaaagaatgaaggtGGAGCTTTATAAATTGTTGAGACACACGGTCAATTGCAAAATTGCCCTTGGTCTTTAAGAAAATTACCAGTTTTATTAATTAGCGTTGGGTTTTATGCAATATTTAGAAACTTGAACTACTATGCTGGCTGCTGTGTGCGCCTGTGGCTCATAGCCTCATAGggatattaataaaaataagaggaaaaacgGGGTCCGAAGCTAATTTTAATGAAATGGGAATAGGGGTGAATTCGTAATTGTCGTTGATTACTGTCCCTTTCTAGTGGGTGGAAGGGACCCATCAGAACCCGCGTAACAAGTAATGTGAAGAATTTCTACGCGTCTAATGAAAATCACATCTATTTAACCAAAAGTGAAGTACGGACAATGCACGCTTTTAACTTTTTCCGGTTTtggaaaatggagaaaaacacAACACTTTcctattttgaaataaaaagtcATACCAAAGTGAATAAAAGTTTGCTATTTTGAAGGGCACGTGTATGGGCTGTATTGGCTGAAATTAAACTTGTAGTTGGATCAAAATGTAAAACTAATAAGCATGGAAATTACAAGCTTAATTCATGAATGTTTTAACCAAAAGATttagaaaggtaagaaaatttggCCACTTACGTGTGATTTGAGCTTGAACTTCGATGAGATCCTTtaaaattgtatatattattattgatagtGGACAG
Coding sequences within it:
- the LOC132169586 gene encoding uncharacterized protein LOC132169586; this translates as MEREQEDIQFLGFFGIFKESMKIIFTWKKIFSQITLVLILPLSFIFLAQIQASLLLFFNIQNNQDALNYTQKVSVIIAFWVFQLVYLIFLIILSLFSTSAVVYTVASIYTAKDITFKKVMTVVPRVRKRLMATFLWSLPIVLLFGVVSGVLSYIIWLPYLGNATFFLLVILTGIEYVNIVWEMASVVSVLEDLHGSDAVKKRKALIKGKKGAVVAAYFTLASFLVGVENIYLYLVVLNVGRWRHNMGIGICISIGILCFFLVCMVFLFGLVVQTVFYFVCKSYHHETIDMSSLADHLDVYLGEYVPLIKSKDVQLVEVHHV